One Delphinus delphis chromosome 16, mDelDel1.2, whole genome shotgun sequence genomic window carries:
- the TIAL1 gene encoding nucleolysin TIAR isoform X5: MDARVVKDMATGKSKGYGFVSFYNKLDAENAIVHMGGQWLGGRQIRTNWATRKPPAPKSTQENNTKQLRFEDVVNQSSPKNCTVYCGGIASGLTDQLMRQTFSPFGQIMEIRVFPEKGYSFVRFSTHESAAHAIVSVNGTTIEGHVVKCYWGKESPDMTKNFQQVDYSQWGQWSQVYGNPQQYGQYMANGWQVPPYGVYGQPWNQQGFGVDQSPSAAWMGGFGAQPPQGQAPPPVIPPPNQAGYGMASYQTQ, from the exons AT GGATGCCCGAGTAGTTAAAGACATGGCAACTGGAAAATCCAAAGGCTATGGCtttgtatctttttataataaactg GATGCAGAAAATGCAATTGTGCATATGGGAGGTCAGTGGTTGGGTGGTCGTCAAATCAGAACCAATTGGGCCACACGTAAACCACCTGCACCTAAAAGTACACAAGAAA ATAACACTAAGCAGTTGAGATTTGAAGATGTAGTAAACCAGTCAAGCCCAAAAAATTGTACTGTGTACTGTGGAGGAATTGCTTCTGGGTTAACAG aTCAGCTTATGAGACAGACATTCTCACCATTTGGGCAAATTATGGAAATCAGAGTTTTTCCAGAGAAGGGCTATTCATTTGTCAG ATTTTCTACCCATGAAAGTGCGGCCCATGCCATTGTTTCGGTGAATGGTACTACAATTGAAGGACATGTTGTTAAATGCTATTGGGGTAAAGAATCTCCTGATATGACTAAAAACTTCCAACAG GTTGACTATAGTCAGTGGGGCCAGTGGAGCCAAGTTTATGGAAACCCACAACAGTATGGACAGTATATGGCAAATGGGTGGCAAGTACCACCTTATGGAGTATATGGGCAACCATGGAATCAACAAGGATTTGGAGTAGA tcaATCACCTTCAGCTGCTTGGATGGGTGGATTTGGTGCTCAGCCTCCCCAAGGACAAGCCCCTCCCCCTGTAATACCTCCTCCCAACCAGGCTGGATATGGCATGGCCAGTTACCAAACACAGTGA
- the TIAL1 gene encoding nucleolysin TIAR isoform X4, whose translation MNGRKILGKEVKVNWATTPSSQKKDTSNHFHVFVGDLSPEITTEDIKSAFAPFGKISDARVVKDMATGKSKGYGFVSFYNKLDAENAIVHMGGQWLGGRQIRTNWATRKPPAPKSTQENNTKQLRFEDVVNQSSPKNCTVYCGGIASGLTDQLMRQTFSPFGQIMEIRVFPEKGYSFVRFSTHESAAHAIVSVNGTTIEGHVVKCYWGKESPDMTKNFQQVDYSQWGQWSQVYGNPQQYGQYMANGWQVPPYGVYGQPWNQQGFGVDQSPSAAWMGGFGAQPPQGQAPPPVIPPPNQAGYGMASYQTQ comes from the exons atgaatgggagaaaaattttggGAAAG gaGGTCAAAGTAAACTGGGCAACAACACCAAGTAGCCAGAAAAAAGATACTTCCA ATCATTTCCACGTGTTTGTTGGGGATTTGAGTCCAGAAATTACAACAGAAGATATCAAATCAGCATTTGCCCCCTTTGGTAAAATATC GGATGCCCGAGTAGTTAAAGACATGGCAACTGGAAAATCCAAAGGCTATGGCtttgtatctttttataataaactg GATGCAGAAAATGCAATTGTGCATATGGGAGGTCAGTGGTTGGGTGGTCGTCAAATCAGAACCAATTGGGCCACACGTAAACCACCTGCACCTAAAAGTACACAAGAAA ATAACACTAAGCAGTTGAGATTTGAAGATGTAGTAAACCAGTCAAGCCCAAAAAATTGTACTGTGTACTGTGGAGGAATTGCTTCTGGGTTAACAG aTCAGCTTATGAGACAGACATTCTCACCATTTGGGCAAATTATGGAAATCAGAGTTTTTCCAGAGAAGGGCTATTCATTTGTCAG ATTTTCTACCCATGAAAGTGCGGCCCATGCCATTGTTTCGGTGAATGGTACTACAATTGAAGGACATGTTGTTAAATGCTATTGGGGTAAAGAATCTCCTGATATGACTAAAAACTTCCAACAG GTTGACTATAGTCAGTGGGGCCAGTGGAGCCAAGTTTATGGAAACCCACAACAGTATGGACAGTATATGGCAAATGGGTGGCAAGTACCACCTTATGGAGTATATGGGCAACCATGGAATCAACAAGGATTTGGAGTAGA tcaATCACCTTCAGCTGCTTGGATGGGTGGATTTGGTGCTCAGCCTCCCCAAGGACAAGCCCCTCCCCCTGTAATACCTCCTCCCAACCAGGCTGGATATGGCATGGCCAGTTACCAAACACAGTGA
- the TIAL1 gene encoding nucleolysin TIAR isoform X3: MITEQPDSRRVNSSVGFSVLQHTSNDPYCFVEFYEHRDAAAALAAMNGRKILGKEVKVNWATTPSSQKKDTSNHFHVFVGDLSPEITTEDIKSAFAPFGKISDARVVKDMATGKSKGYGFVSFYNKLDAENAIVHMGGQWLGGRQIRTNWATRKPPAPKSTQENNTKQLRFEDVVNQSSPKNCTVYCGGIASGLTDQLMRQTFSPFGQIMEIRVFPEKGYSFVRFSTHESAAHAIVSVNGTTIEGHVVKCYWGKESPDMTKNFQQVDYSQWGQWSQVYGNPQQYGQYMANGWQVPPYGVYGQPWNQQGFGVDQSPSAAWMGGFGAQPPQGQAPPPVIPPPNQAGYGMASYQTQ; this comes from the exons CAACCCGATAGCAGAAGGGTCAACTCTTCTGTTGGATTTTCTGTTTTGCAGCATACAAGCAATGACCCATATTGCTTTGTGGAATTTTATGAACACAGAGATGCAGCTGCTGCATTAGCTGctatgaatgggagaaaaattttggGAAAG gaGGTCAAAGTAAACTGGGCAACAACACCAAGTAGCCAGAAAAAAGATACTTCCA ATCATTTCCACGTGTTTGTTGGGGATTTGAGTCCAGAAATTACAACAGAAGATATCAAATCAGCATTTGCCCCCTTTGGTAAAATATC GGATGCCCGAGTAGTTAAAGACATGGCAACTGGAAAATCCAAAGGCTATGGCtttgtatctttttataataaactg GATGCAGAAAATGCAATTGTGCATATGGGAGGTCAGTGGTTGGGTGGTCGTCAAATCAGAACCAATTGGGCCACACGTAAACCACCTGCACCTAAAAGTACACAAGAAA ATAACACTAAGCAGTTGAGATTTGAAGATGTAGTAAACCAGTCAAGCCCAAAAAATTGTACTGTGTACTGTGGAGGAATTGCTTCTGGGTTAACAG aTCAGCTTATGAGACAGACATTCTCACCATTTGGGCAAATTATGGAAATCAGAGTTTTTCCAGAGAAGGGCTATTCATTTGTCAG ATTTTCTACCCATGAAAGTGCGGCCCATGCCATTGTTTCGGTGAATGGTACTACAATTGAAGGACATGTTGTTAAATGCTATTGGGGTAAAGAATCTCCTGATATGACTAAAAACTTCCAACAG GTTGACTATAGTCAGTGGGGCCAGTGGAGCCAAGTTTATGGAAACCCACAACAGTATGGACAGTATATGGCAAATGGGTGGCAAGTACCACCTTATGGAGTATATGGGCAACCATGGAATCAACAAGGATTTGGAGTAGA tcaATCACCTTCAGCTGCTTGGATGGGTGGATTTGGTGCTCAGCCTCCCCAAGGACAAGCCCCTCCCCCTGTAATACCTCCTCCCAACCAGGCTGGATATGGCATGGCCAGTTACCAAACACAGTGA